Part of the bacterium genome, GCCGGGTGCACGGCAAAGATCAAAGCGAACAGGGCGGCAATGCCTATCCTGGTTATAAGGGTCTTAAGAAGCCTGTACAGCAGCAGACAGCAGGCCAGATGCAGCAATATGTTGGTCAGGTGGTATCCCCAGGGCCGGACCCCGCTCCATACCGCATCCAGCATAAAGGAAACCGTCAACAGCGGACGGTAGATGGTCCCTTTGCCTCCGAAAGCGTCCTGAGTGAAGGCCTGAAGTATATTTCTGATGTCCCCGGTGAACTTAAAGTTCTCGACTATCAACCCGTAATCATCCATGTAGGTATACTGATGCCGCAAGGCTGGTGCATACAGTACCAGGATGACCAGGGCGATCAGCCAGGGAATGTGTTTCTCTTTTATTTTATCGAAGATATCTGGCATTATTAAAGGTTTGCAGTCTTTCAGTTGCCGCTGAAATGCCTGGCGGCCGCCGCCATCTTGTCCAGCACTGCCGAACATTTCATGTGATCGTCAACAAAACCCCGGACGCTGACGCTGATCCCCTGGTCATCCACCGTGGCGGCGGGATGGGCGGAGAAGAGGTCCAGCAGGGACCGCTGGTTCTCCAGGGTCATCAGGTACTTTATCTTCAGGGGATCGCTGCCGGTGACCTGGATCTTCTTGTCAAACGGCTCGTTGCCGGATTGCACCTCTTTGCCCTTCTGTCCCAGGATGAATTGTTTCAGCAGCAGGCTGTTGGCGTTGATCTTAAGCCCCAGTCCCAGCGGCCGGGGAAAAGCGGTTTTGAATTCGGTGTAAGTGGTCTTATCCCGTTTGATCACTATGATCTTGACCTCGGAGCCCTTGTATTTCCCGGTCAGGGACAAGGGGGACATCATCGCCAGCAGGTCTTTGATAAAACCGTTCCCGGCCAGTTTCTGGGAAGCCTGGTAAGTATTGAAGTCCCGGGCATTGCTGAGCCTTTGGGGCTGGCTGTTCATTTGCTGAAAAAGCTGGCCCTCGCTTAACTGCAGTCCCAGCTTCATGGCGATGTCCTTCATCTTGGCCTTCTGCTTCTGCCGGCCCAGGTAGCCCAGATAGAGCATCAGCGGAAATACGCCTATGAAAATGAGAAACGGAAGATTGGGCATTATGAATGACAGTATGTTATCCATGATCATCTTACCAGCTGTATTTTGATTATTGGTTGCAACAGTGATTATTTATCTTCCGGAGAGGTCCACTGAGGTTTATCCGAAGCAATCTGCTTTCCCTCCACCCCTTCCAGCCGGTCCTCGAACTTGACCAGCCGCTTGTCCACCTCCTCATACTTCTTCCCGGCGTTGGAGATATGGCTGCCCAGGATGTCGAACTCGTCGCGGAATTTGCCAAAGTCGCCCTTGAGCCGGGAGAGCGAATCTATGATCTCCTGGGCGCTTTCCTCCACCCGCATCCCCCGCAAACCCAGCACTATGGCCTGGAGATAGGCGTAGAAGGAATTGGGCGAGACCGGGATCACCCGCTTTTCAATGGCATAGGTGGAGATGGACCTGTCCTCGCCGAAATTCTCGTCCTTGATGATGGTCTCGTAATATACGTTCTCGGCCGGGATGTACATCAGGGCAAAGTCAAAGGTGTTCTCGTCCGGCAGAATGTACTTGGAGGCGATGGCGTCCACGTGCTTCTTGACGTCGGAGACGAACTTCCTCCGCCAGCTCTTGCGTTCCTCGTCGCTTTGGGCCTCCAGCATCTTCTTGAAATTCTCCAGCGGGAACTTGGCGTCCACCGGCACCAGCCGCTTGGAAAGCTTGACCACCGCGTCCACCTTCTCCCCGGAGCGGAATCCGTACTGCAGCTCAAAGTGGTGGGGCGGTAGGATCTGGGCCAACAGGTCGCCCAGGAAGAATTCCCCCATCCCGCCCCGCAGTTTGGGTGATCGCAGGATCTGGGACAGGGAGGCGATATCCTGGCCGATCTCCTTGATCCGCTGGGTCTCCTGGTTCATGGAGCCCAGGCTCTTTTGAACGTCGCCGATCACCCGGGCCGCGTTGTCCAGCCGCTCGCCCACGGTCTTGGTGTTGGTCTCCAGCCTCTGGCTGACCGTGTCCAGCGACCGGCCCAGCTTTGCGTCCACCTCGGAAAGTCTGGAATCCAACACCTGGCGGGTCTCCTGCAGCCGGGAGTCCAGCGAAACCTTGGTTTCCTGCATCCATTGGGCCACCAGGTTCATGGCCTGGTCGTTCTTGGCGGAGTCCTTAAGTTCCTTCATCTGGCGGCTGAAGGACTGGAACAGGAACCAGAATCCGGCCAGCATTACCAGCGCCAGGAGTGCGGGCAGAAGATAGATCATCATGAACCGGAACCCCACTTTTTGTTTATCATGTCGAACCAGAAAGGTTTTTGGGCGGCCAGCTTTTCCTTGGAGGCCTCCAACGCCTTCTCGGCCGCCTGCTGGCCAAGTTCTATCAGGGTCAAAGCCGATTTCAGGTCCCAGCTGGAGACCTGGCCGGTCTGCAGTTCTATCAGGATGTCGGCCTCCTTGCGGGACATCTGGGATTCCTTGATGTTGGCTATCTCCATGGAGCGGACCCCGATCTCGAACAGGCTGTCCGGCTCGAACTGTCCGGGCATGAAGGAAACGGCGATGGTGACGTCGGGATTGAACCTTTTCAAAGGCTCCATCGGCAGGGGATCCAGGATGCCGCCGTCCGAAAGCAGCCAGTTACCCATCTTCAGGGGCGCGTAGACGATGGGCACCGAGCAGGAGGCCCGCACCGCCGGAGCTATCAGGTCGTCCGGGTGGTTGGGAAAGTTTATGGCCTTGCCGCTGATCAGGTCCACCGCAGTTACGGACAAGGGCAGTTTCATCTCGTTGAAGCGCCTTTTGGTGCCTATCAGCTGGTCCACCAATTTCTCGATGGGCTCCGATGACAGCAGGCCCTTTTCCCGGAAGACCATGGTGGGCGACATCAGCTTGGTCCAGGATATCTCGCGGGCGATCTCCTCCAACCGGTCGGACCTGAGGCCCGAGGCGTAAAGGCATCCGATCAGGGCCCCGCCCGAGGTCCCGGCCACCACGTCGGCCTCCAGGCCCCTTTGTTCCAGGGCCTTGATGACACCGATGTGGGCCAGGCAGTAGCCTACGCCGCCGGAGAGGGCCAGGCCGATTTTTGGTTTGTCGGTCATAGTCTCATTTCATTTGTTAAATTCTAAAACCAAGTTTGAACAAATAACGCAATTCGGATTTGGGGTTTGTATCAACCAGATATGGCGGCTGGCTGCCGAGATCGACCCGAACACCCTTCTCCTTGGTCTGAAATGCCCTCTGGGCGCCCAAGGAAAAGAGAAATATGCCCGGCTCCCAGGAAAGGCCACCGGTAAAAATATTGGTTTCTCCCTTTACCAAGGTTTTTATGGTCCAGCTTTCTATGGCAGCGCCGGTACTGTCGTTAAAAGATTGTGAAAAATCTATCCACTCCGGGTACTGGGTCAAGGTTACACTGCCGTAAACCCGGAACCTGGCGGCCTTTTTATTAAAACAAGTGTCCGATCCGAAAGAAAAGGGTGCTACGGAACCGCCTAAGCCAATACGATAATAGCTGGGAGAACTATTGGCATAACCAGTCAGGCTGGCGCTGGCAGCCCGGGTCAGGCCCAGATCAAGGAAACCTGCGGCGCTGTTCATTGGTTTGCTTATCCTGAATATTGCATCGCCACAGTAGCCGACATCATCCAGTCCGGCCCGGATTGAGAACCAGGGATACGGCGTGAAACTTAAATAGCCATAGGCATTGGATTTTTCATAGGATTCAAAAGTTGCATTTACTGCATCAGTATAATAATATTCCGTAGTTGCTTTTTGTTCCGAACCTGTTTTACCCGCAAACCCCGCGCCGAATCTCTGACCTCCGGTAGTGCTTTCATCGATGATGACCGGCAAAGTCCGACGAAGATCGTGTTTGATGGTTACTTGTGATGCGCACCCGATTGCAGCCAAAGATAGAAGCAATATGATTTTCTTCATATCATGCCGGTCTATGAATTAAATGATTTTTGTTTGGGTGTTTTGAGGACTGTTCAATCCCAGATGCCGGTACGCCAGGTCCGTGGCCTCCCGCCCTCTTGGCGTGCGTTTTAAAAAACCCTCCTGGATCAGATACGGCTCGTACACTTCTTCCAAGGTATCTGCCTCCTCGCTGACCGCCACCGCCAAAGTGTTAAGCCCCACCGGCCCGCCGTTGAATTTCTTAATGATGGCCTCCAGAATCCTCTTGTCCATGTCGTCCAAACCTAATGCATCGACCTCCAGACGCAGCAGGGCCGAGTCTGCCACCTGGTCGGTGATCTTCCCGTCCGATTCCACCTGGGCAAAGTCCCGCACCCGGCGCAGCAGGCGGTTGGCCACCCGGGGCGTTCCCCGGGAACGCTTGGCGATCTCCCTGGCGCCCTTTTCGGTGATGTCGACTTTCAGGATCTGGGCTGACCGGGTGATGATCTGTTCCAGGTTGGCATGGGTATAGTAATCCAGCCGGTTGATCATCCCGAAGCGGGCCCGCATCGGCGCGGTCAGCAGGCCGGCCCGGGTGGTGGCTCCGATCAAAGTGAACTTGGGAAGGTTCAACCGCACCGAGCGGGCGCTGGGTCCCTTGTCTATCATTATGTCCAGGCAATAGTCCTCCATGGCCGGGTAAATGTACTCCTCCACCATCCGGTTGATGCGGTGGATCTCGTCTATGAACAGCACGTCGTGCTCCTGGAGGTTGGTCAGGATCCCGGCCAGGTCGGCCGGGCGCTCCAGCACCGGGCCGGTGGTGGCCTTGATCTGGACCCCCATCTCGTTGGCGATGATGTGGGCCAATGTGGTCTTGCCCAGGCCCGGCGGCCCGCAGAACAGCATGTGGTCTATGGCTTCGCCCCGGCCCTGGGCCGCCTGGATGAAGACCTTGAGGTTGCTCTTGATCTTGTCCTGGCCCACGAAATCTCCGAAGTTTTGGGGCCGGACCGAGCTGTCGAACTCCAGATCGCCTTCCAGGATATCGGGTATGGTGATTTTGTCTGTCATATCAATATGAAGTTTTATTTTTTGCCACTAAGACACTAAGGCACTAAAATATTTCAACTTATAAATAAGCTTGGTGTCTTTGTGTCTTTGTGGCTAAGGTACTAAACGTTCTATCAGCAGCCTGGCATCTTCGTTTCCCAGTTCCGCCGCCTTCTTGGCATCCACCAGGGCCGCCGCCATGTCGCCTTTGACGGCATAGACCCCGGCCCGGTTCAGGTAGCCGTCGCTGAAGGTTGGATCAATTTCTATCATTTTGTTGAAATCCGAGATGGCCTTGGCGTAAAGCTTTTGCTGCAGGTAGACCGCTCCCCGGTTGTTGTAAGCTTGAAGGTCGGTTGGATCCAGTTTGATCGAGTTCGCGTAGTCTGCCAGAGCCAATTTATTGTTTTTCAGAGCTTCGTAAACCAGTGCCCGATTATAGAATGATTTCGAGTGATCAGGCTTCAGCAGAATGGCCTGGTTGAAATCCTTCAAGGCCTTGACGTACTGTTTCAAGCCGTAAAATGCGATCCCCCGGTTGTAGTACAGACGGTGGTCCCCGGACATCGTCTTGGCGGCTTGGTCGTAATCCAGGATAGCTTTTTGATTATCTCCTGCCCGGGCATAGGCAATGCCGCGGTTGACCAGGTTAGTGCCGTTGAGAGGGTCCAGTTCCAGCGCTTTGCTGTATGCCAGAAGCGCGCCGGTGTGGTCATTGGCCATCAGGGCGGCCATGCCCTGCTGGCTGAGCTCCGAAGCCGAGAGTTGGCGGGCATTCTCCAGATACTTGATCTGGTCGCTGAATTTGGAGGCCTCGGATGAAGCCTGGGACAATTGCTGGTTGAGCTGGGCGATCTCCTTTAAGGCCTGGTCTGTTTTTTGCCTAAGAGCTTCCAACTCGGCCGTCTTGTTCTGGTCCTCCCGCAGGCGTTTGACCGCCAGGTCCACGCTGTCCGGGTCGGCGTCCATCTGGACCTTGATCCAATACTGGGTCCCGTCCCATTTTTCTTCCACTAATTTTGTCTGCACGGCCCCGGCGGTGAAAACGGAGACGTCGTCGCTGACCACCATGCCGTTCTGCACTGTGGTGGAGCTTTTGAGGAATGTTCCCAGTTCCTCCAGCAACAGGCGCTTGGCCTCGGTCATGGCAATGGCCCGGCAGGTCAGCCTGCTGTCATATTCCCCGGCCTGGTAGGTGTATTCGCGGACGAATGACTTGATTTCTGCATTTACATTAACTGTAAACAGTAAACTTATTAACGCTGAGAGCCGTAGGCTCTTGGATACTGTTCTCATTTTACTCCTTTATCCCCTTGAACACTTCCAGCACTTCTTCCACGCTCTTGGCCTCCAACAACCTCTGCCGCGGCTCCTCCCGGCCCACCGCCAGGGTTATGAGCTTCAGAACTTTAAGGTAACCGTTGACATAGTCCCCGGCCGAGATCATCAAAATAAGTTTGACCGGCTGGCCGTCTATGCCGTCGTAACCCGCTATGGCCTTTTTGAGCTTGATGAATATCACCACGATCTCGTCCGAGGCTGCCCCGGAGCGCGAGTGCGGGATGGCCACACCGTGGCCCAGACTGGTGGGCGAGTCGTTCTCCCGGTGCCACAGGTTGTCCAGAAAAGCTTTTTTGTCGTAGACATAGCCGGCCTGCAAAGCCTTCTGGGCGGCGTCTTCGAACAGCTCCTCCTTTGAACCTGCCTCGGCGTCTATCATCACCAGGTCGTCCTTGAAATAATCGGCCAGGCTGGGCTGAACATTCTGGGACAGCGAGACCGCGTAGTCCACCGCCTTGTACAGGTCATCGGGAAAACTGTCGGCCCCTATCTTCTGGATGATCTCCAGCTCGTGCAGCACCTGCCGCACATCCGGGCGCAGGCCGGACAGGATCACCCGCTTCTTCCTGGACTTCATCCGGCTGACCACATTCTCGATGGCCTGGGCCCCGGAGAGGTCCAGCACCGGCACGTTCTTCATGTCCAGGATCAAAGTATCGGGCGAGGCCTGGGTCAGCTCCCGGGAAAAGGTCTTGACAGCCCCGAAGAACAGCGGGCCCTCTATGTTGAAGACCGCTATCTTCTGCTTTTTCATGATCTCCTTGGTCTCTGGCGACAGGCCTTTGAGCTCGGACTCGGTCCGGGGGATCACCCCCAGCTTGCTCATCCGGTTAAGGAAAAGCATGGTGGCCAGCACCATCCCGATCAGGACGGCGGAGATCAGGTCGGCGAAGACCGTCACCAGCATGGTGGTCACCATCACCAGCGAATCGGCGGCCGGGGTCTTTGGGATCATTTTCAGCGGCTCCCACTCGAACATCCCGATGGCCGCCATCATCAGCACCCCGGCCAGGGCCGCCAGGGGGATGAAACCGGCGATGGGCGCCAGGAAAAGAACCACCATCAGCAGGAACAGCCCGCAGATGACCCCGGACAGCCGGGTCATTCCCCCGGAGCGGATGTTGATGGTGGTCCGGACGATGGCCCCGGTCCCGGCGATGCCGCCGAAAAGCGCGGCCAGGGAATTGCCGATGCCCTGCCCTACCAGCTCCCGGTTGCTGTTGTGCTCGGTGTTGGTGACGGTGTCCACCACCACGCTGGCCAAAAGAGTCTCCAGGCACCCCAGGATGGCGATGGTGAACCCGGCCGGAATGGCCTTGCGCCAGGCGGCCAGCGAAGCGGTGGGCCACGAAGGCAGCTGCAGTGACCGGGGGATCTCGCCCACCAATTTCAAGCCGCCGGCATCATAAAAGGAGAATCCCTGCCAGTTGAAACCTATATTGAAAAGAGCATAATGCGAGGCGAAGAAATAGGCCACCAGGGAACCCAGCACCAGGCCGATGAAAAGCTTGGGCAGGGAGCGGTTGAACATCGGGGTCAGCACGATGAAGCCGATGGTGATGGCCGCCACCAGCGGGGCCGCGGCAAAGGTTTTAAGCTGCTGCAAAAAGATCAGGATGGCGATGCCGTTGGTGAAACCCACTATCACCGGCTGGGGCACAAAGCTTACAAAGCGGCCCAGCTTGAAAAGCCCGAAGGCTATCTGTATTATTCCGGCTATCAGACAGGCCAGCAGCAGGGCGCTCAATGCGGTCTGATAATTGCCGCTCCGGCTGACCTCCACAAAGACCTCGGTCAGCACCACGGTCATCCCGCCGGTGGGTCCGGTGATCTGCTGGCTGGTGCCGCCGAACAGCGAGGCCAGGACGCCGGTGAAGATTGCGCCGTAAAGCCCGGCCACCGCGCCGCGCGGGTCGCCGTTGGTGGCCAGGATGCCGAAGCCCAGGGCCAGGGGCAGGGCCACGATGGCCGAGGTCAGTCCGCCCAGCAGGTCGCCCTTGATGTTCTTGAGGTCGAATTTCAGGTATTCTTCGAAATTGAATTCCTTGAAATACTCCACCGGGTTGAATTTCTGGGTCAAGCCAGCTATTTTTGCAGTGTAATGTTGCATTTTATTGACTCATTGATCCTTTGCTATTTTAGTTTTATCAGTTTGACCGAGGCAGTCTGCCCCGCAGCCATGAGCCGGCAGATATACACCCCGGCCGAGGCCGGGACGTTCTGTTCGTTGTTGCCGTTCCACCTTGCCGTGTACGCTCCGGCATTCTGAGATGCGTTGACGGTGGTCTTTACCAGCTGCCCGTTGGCATTGTAGACTTTTATCTGCACCGGACCGTCCTGGGGTAATTGATAATTGATCACTGCCGATCGTTTAAATGGATTAGGCCCTGAGTTTCTCAATCCAAAAGCGATCTTCGCTTGTTCACTTGGAGCTCCCTGCACTCCCAGCGGTTTTACCGCGAACCAGCCGGTGCTGTCCAAGGATGTATTCCAGCCGGAGTCAATGGCCTCGGCCTTGAAACTGTAATCGGAAGAATCATTAGGCACGGTCCAGTTCATCGAGGAATCCACCGGAACCATGTCAAACAGCTTTTGCCAGTCGGAAGAACCAGACCGCCGGCAGTAGAT contains:
- a CDS encoding DNA recombination protein RmuC; this translates as MMIYLLPALLALVMLAGFWFLFQSFSRQMKELKDSAKNDQAMNLVAQWMQETKVSLDSRLQETRQVLDSRLSEVDAKLGRSLDTVSQRLETNTKTVGERLDNAARVIGDVQKSLGSMNQETQRIKEIGQDIASLSQILRSPKLRGGMGEFFLGDLLAQILPPHHFELQYGFRSGEKVDAVVKLSKRLVPVDAKFPLENFKKMLEAQSDEERKSWRRKFVSDVKKHVDAIASKYILPDENTFDFALMYIPAENVYYETIIKDENFGEDRSISTYAIEKRVIPVSPNSFYAYLQAIVLGLRGMRVEESAQEIIDSLSRLKGDFGKFRDEFDILGSHISNAGKKYEEVDKRLVKFEDRLEGVEGKQIASDKPQWTSPEDK
- the ruvB gene encoding Holliday junction branch migration DNA helicase RuvB, with the translated sequence MTDKITIPDILEGDLEFDSSVRPQNFGDFVGQDKIKSNLKVFIQAAQGRGEAIDHMLFCGPPGLGKTTLAHIIANEMGVQIKATTGPVLERPADLAGILTNLQEHDVLFIDEIHRINRMVEEYIYPAMEDYCLDIMIDKGPSARSVRLNLPKFTLIGATTRAGLLTAPMRARFGMINRLDYYTHANLEQIITRSAQILKVDITEKGAREIAKRSRGTPRVANRLLRRVRDFAQVESDGKITDQVADSALLRLEVDALGLDDMDKRILEAIIKKFNGGPVGLNTLAVAVSEEADTLEEVYEPYLIQEGFLKRTPRGREATDLAYRHLGLNSPQNTQTKII
- a CDS encoding SulP family inorganic anion transporter yields the protein MQHYTAKIAGLTQKFNPVEYFKEFNFEEYLKFDLKNIKGDLLGGLTSAIVALPLALGFGILATNGDPRGAVAGLYGAIFTGVLASLFGGTSQQITGPTGGMTVVLTEVFVEVSRSGNYQTALSALLLACLIAGIIQIAFGLFKLGRFVSFVPQPVIVGFTNGIAILIFLQQLKTFAAAPLVAAITIGFIVLTPMFNRSLPKLFIGLVLGSLVAYFFASHYALFNIGFNWQGFSFYDAGGLKLVGEIPRSLQLPSWPTASLAAWRKAIPAGFTIAILGCLETLLASVVVDTVTNTEHNSNRELVGQGIGNSLAALFGGIAGTGAIVRTTINIRSGGMTRLSGVICGLFLLMVVLFLAPIAGFIPLAALAGVLMMAAIGMFEWEPLKMIPKTPAADSLVMVTTMLVTVFADLISAVLIGMVLATMLFLNRMSKLGVIPRTESELKGLSPETKEIMKKQKIAVFNIEGPLFFGAVKTFSRELTQASPDTLILDMKNVPVLDLSGAQAIENVVSRMKSRKKRVILSGLRPDVRQVLHELEIIQKIGADSFPDDLYKAVDYAVSLSQNVQPSLADYFKDDLVMIDAEAGSKEELFEDAAQKALQAGYVYDKKAFLDNLWHRENDSPTSLGHGVAIPHSRSGAASDEIVVIFIKLKKAIAGYDGIDGQPVKLILMISAGDYVNGYLKVLKLITLAVGREEPRQRLLEAKSVEEVLEVFKGIKE
- a CDS encoding patatin-like phospholipase family protein; this translates as MTDKPKIGLALSGGVGYCLAHIGVIKALEQRGLEADVVAGTSGGALIGCLYASGLRSDRLEEIAREISWTKLMSPTMVFREKGLLSSEPIEKLVDQLIGTKRRFNEMKLPLSVTAVDLISGKAINFPNHPDDLIAPAVRASCSVPIVYAPLKMGNWLLSDGGILDPLPMEPLKRFNPDVTIAVSFMPGQFEPDSLFEIGVRSMEIANIKESQMSRKEADILIELQTGQVSSWDLKSALTLIELGQQAAEKALEASKEKLAAQKPFWFDMINKKWGSGS
- a CDS encoding tetratricopeptide repeat protein translates to MRTVSKSLRLSALISLLFTVNVNAEIKSFVREYTYQAGEYDSRLTCRAIAMTEAKRLLLEELGTFLKSSTTVQNGMVVSDDVSVFTAGAVQTKLVEEKWDGTQYWIKVQMDADPDSVDLAVKRLREDQNKTAELEALRQKTDQALKEIAQLNQQLSQASSEASKFSDQIKYLENARQLSASELSQQGMAALMANDHTGALLAYSKALELDPLNGTNLVNRGIAYARAGDNQKAILDYDQAAKTMSGDHRLYYNRGIAFYGLKQYVKALKDFNQAILLKPDHSKSFYNRALVYEALKNNKLALADYANSIKLDPTDLQAYNNRGAVYLQQKLYAKAISDFNKMIEIDPTFSDGYLNRAGVYAVKGDMAAALVDAKKAAELGNEDARLLIERLVP